A stretch of DNA from Erwinia aphidicola:
ACGGTGGATGCCCTGCCCGGAGTTACGCTGCGCGGCCATATCGACAGTATCGCACCGGCGACCGGCTCGACCTTTGCCGCAATTACCGCCGACAACGCGACCGGAAACTACACTAAAGTGGTTCAGCGTCTTCCAGTTAAAATCGTGCTGGAACCGGGCCAGCCTGAGCTGGCAAGGCTGCGCGTTGGCATGTCGGTGGTGCCGCAACTGGAAAGCCATTAATGTAAGAAAGGTCTCAGAACAAGCGTCTTTATTTTGCCGGGAAATAGCGGTAGATTAGCGTTCGATCATGGGTGTTCAGAGGGTTTTTGCAGTGAAATATGCTTTTATGGGGATCTCTTTTATCCTGTTAATCTGGGTTGGCACTTTCTATCTGATGCTGTAATGATTGGCCGGATAAAGAAAAGGGTCAGGTGCGCCTGACCCCCAGCCTGGTTAGTTCACGCCCTCTCCACGAAACATCGCCTTAATCCCTCTTACCGCCTGGCGAATACGGTCGCTGTTCTCTATCAGCGCAAAGCGCACGTGGGTGTCGCCGTAATCGCCAAAGCCAATCCCCGGCGAGACGCAGACTTTCGCTTCCTGCAGCAGCAGTTTAGCGAACTCCAGTGAACCCAGGTGCGCATAGCGATCGGGGATTTTCGCCCAGACGTACATCGAGGCTTTCGGGTTATCCACCATCCAGCCCGCCTCGTGCAGCCCTTTCACCAGCACATCACGGCGGCGTTTATACTGTTCGGCGATGTCGCGCACGCACTGCTGATCCCCTTCCAGCGCGGCAATCGCGGCAACCTGTAGCGGGGTGAAGGTGCCATAATCGTGATAGCTCTTAATGCGCGCCAGCGCCGCCACCAGCTCTTTATTACCGACCATAAAGCCGATACGCCAGCCCGCCATGTTGTAGCTTTTCGACAGCGTGAAGAACTCCACTGCCACGTCGCGCGCGCCCGGCACTTCCATAATCGACGGCGCTTTCCAGCCATCGTAAACGATATCGGCGTAAGCCAGGTCGTGGATCACCAGCACGTTGTACTGCTTAGCCAGCGCGATGACCCGTTCAAAGAAGTCCAGCTCGACGCACTGCGCGGTGGGGTTCGACGGGAAGCCGAGGATCATCATCTTCGGCTTCGGATAGCTTTCGCGGATCGCACGCTCCAGCTCGTTGAAGAAGTCCACGCCCGCCACCAGCGGCACCGAACGTACCTGCGCCCCGGCAATCACGGCACCGTAGATATGGATGGGATAACTCGGATTCGGTACCAGCACGGTATCACCGTGATCGAGCGTTGCCAGCATCAGGTGTGCCAGCCCCTCTTTGGAACCAATGGTGACAATCGCTTCCGATTCCGGGTCGATATCCACCTGGTAACGGTCGGCATACCAGCGGGAAATCGCCCGACGCAGGCGCGGAATGCCGCGCGACGTCGAGTAGCCGTGGGTGTCATCACGCTGCGCCACGGTGCAGAGTTTTTCCACGATGTGCGGCGGCGTCGGGCCGTCCGGGTTGCCCATGCTGAAATCGATAATATCTTCCCCGCGACGGCGTGCGGCCATCTTCAGTTCGGAAGTGATATTGAATACATAGGGGGGAAGACGTTCGATACGGGAAAAACGGCGAGCGGAATGATTGTCAGCCATAGTAACCTCTGATTAACGTAAGCGCCCGGACCATCCGAGCGACGCTGACCACCGTAGTGGTCGAGGAATGACCATAACGTACATTTCTGTAACCTGTCGAGAGGCAGAATAAAATTTTTTATCTGGCCGTATTAATGCGTCCAAACAGCCAGTCATTCACCCACTGGCCGCGCAGCAGATAATTATCCCGCAGCGTCCCCTCCAGCACGAAGCCGTTTTTTTCCAGCACCCGGCGCGAGGCGATATTGCCCTCCACCACCTGCGCTTTCAGCTTGTGGAACTCACACTGCGCCAGCAGGAAGTCACACAGCGCCCCCAGCGCTTCGCTGCCGTAGCCCTGGCCGAAATAGTCGCTCAGCAGCGAATAGCCCACTTCCACCTGCCGATGGGGAGCCCATTCCGGGTTCGCCCCCATCATGCCTATCGCCTGGTTGTCCTCTTTGCGGCGGATAACCAGGCACAGCATGTGAAAGCTGGTCACCTGCCAGGGCGCCAGCCGGTCCTGAAAACGCTGGCGGATATCGGCCAGCTGCGGTACTGCACTGATAAACTCCATGCAGGTTTCGTCAGTGTGGACCTGTAAAAAAAGCTGCCAGTCTTCCGGCTTCAGCCGGGTCAGTACCAGTCGTTGCGTGGTGAGTTGCATCGTTTCGCTCACTAAAAGGGGAAAAACCACAAAATAGTCATCTCTTTTATCTGCCGCTTTTTGGCCGTGTAATCGTCCTGCCCTACAGCAAAACGATAACAATTTTGTCACTGGAGAACGACCATGGCCCCTCTCAAAATCGACAATATTCCCGACGCAGTGCGCCAGATTAAAGCGCAGCTGCGCCAGCAGCTTCCCAACTATCGCCAGGTGTTTGCCGAACTGGATGCCGATATGCGCCGCCAGATTGCCACGCTCAACCATGAGCAGCAGCGCGGTGAGCATCCGGTACCGCAGCTTGAGGCCAACGATATCCTGAATCAGCGCGTGACGGAACAGCAAAAAAATCTGATCCGCCAGCGCGGCTGCTGCGTCATCAAAGGCGTGTTCACGCGCCAGCAGGCCAGCGACTGGAACCAGCAGATTGGCGATTACCTCGACGAGAATCAGTTTGTGGAAAAGCTAAAACATGCCGCCGAGGACAATTACTTTGGCGACCTGAAGCAGGGTAAGCCGCAAATCTACGGCATTTACTGGTCCAGACCCCAGGTGGAGGCGCGTCAGGATGCACGCATGCAGGCGGTGCAGGCATTCCTTAACTCGCTGTGGCAGAGCGAAAGCCACGGCCAGCAGCACTTCGACCCGACGCGCA
This window harbors:
- the ypdK gene encoding membrane protein YpdK; its protein translation is MGVQRVFAVKYAFMGISFILLIWVGTFYLML
- the alaC gene encoding alanine transaminase, with translation MADNHSARRFSRIERLPPYVFNITSELKMAARRRGEDIIDFSMGNPDGPTPPHIVEKLCTVAQRDDTHGYSTSRGIPRLRRAISRWYADRYQVDIDPESEAIVTIGSKEGLAHLMLATLDHGDTVLVPNPSYPIHIYGAVIAGAQVRSVPLVAGVDFFNELERAIRESYPKPKMMILGFPSNPTAQCVELDFFERVIALAKQYNVLVIHDLAYADIVYDGWKAPSIMEVPGARDVAVEFFTLSKSYNMAGWRIGFMVGNKELVAALARIKSYHDYGTFTPLQVAAIAALEGDQQCVRDIAEQYKRRRDVLVKGLHEAGWMVDNPKASMYVWAKIPDRYAHLGSLEFAKLLLQEAKVCVSPGIGFGDYGDTHVRFALIENSDRIRQAVRGIKAMFRGEGVN
- a CDS encoding GNAT family N-acetyltransferase, with the translated sequence MQLTTQRLVLTRLKPEDWQLFLQVHTDETCMEFISAVPQLADIRQRFQDRLAPWQVTSFHMLCLVIRRKEDNQAIGMMGANPEWAPHRQVEVGYSLLSDYFGQGYGSEALGALCDFLLAQCEFHKLKAQVVEGNIASRRVLEKNGFVLEGTLRDNYLLRGQWVNDWLFGRINTAR